The Candidatus Acidulodesulfobacterium acidiphilum DNA window GCTCTCGCGACGCGGTTTGGAATATCCGTAATAAGCAAAGAATGAAGGGATTTATCGTAAACTACCCTGCCCTGCGAACTTAAGACCGATTTTACTTTTGCCATCAAACCGCTTGCCGAAACGTAATTAATTGGAACGAGTCTCGTTACTTTATGTTCCGAAATCGCTCTCGCTTTTTTTTCCGACGAGACTACGGTCGCTATAGTTCCTGTAGAGTTTATATAATATATTCCGTCCTTTTTTATCATGCCGAGACCGTAAGCCTCTAATATAAGGGATAATATATTTTTCAACGGAACGTCTTTCATTTTCATAGTAACCGTTCCTTTCACGTTTGAGCCTATCAAAACGTTCATGTCGGAAACTTTCGCTATCATTCTTATTACGTCGGAAACGTTAGCATTCTGAAAATTGAAGCTGACTCTCATATCGGAAGGATCTACGAAAAATTTTTTGACTCCGCTGCCGTTTCCACCGCCATCAGTGTTTTGCCCTGCATAAGCCGAAGATAGACTAATTCCTGCGGACAAAATAAAGAATAATATAAATATAAAAGGCATAAATAATAATTTTCTCGTTCTCATATTATGTTCTCCATAGCTAATAAAATTTAATAACTATCGCATTGTTTTATTTTTATTGTTATTGCTCTATTGTAGCGGCATAACTAAATTCATGGACCGCATTTGACCTAAAATATTATAAGTTCTTTCTACTAAATTTACGGCGCTAGATGTAATGGAAACAACTTTTGCCCTGTTTACGCCTATCAAAGAACCGTCGGTAACTATATAAGACCTTCCGTCCGGCGTCTGAACCATAGCAAAATATTTTCCTCTTCTGCTCATAATGCCGACGACTTTCAGGGACGAAACGGCGTACTGCAATAAAGGCAATTCTCCTGATTTAAATGACGTCGTCGGCCTTTGGGTATATAAAAAAGTCTGGAACGGGTCCCTCTTTAAATAATAAGGATACGCGATATTGCTGCTTTTTACTTTTTTAACCTGTTTACTTTTATTATGCGTTCCGTTATTATTAACGCTGCCTGCATAACAAGAAGGTGCATAAAAAATTAAGCCGGTTAAAAAAACTAAAAATGCGGCAAACGATAAAAATTCAAAAATAAACTTAAACCGTTTCCCCTGTTTTATTTTTTTAATTAAATTTTCAGCCATATCGTTTGTATTATTTATCGGCGGTTTATTAATAATTGCCATTTTATACCTCTTTAACTCATTGCCTTGCTTATTTCTATGGTTTCTTGACCGTTGTCGGTTTTTGCGCCGGCTTTACCGGAAACTTCGGCTTTACGGCTCCTATGAACGAGAAAGTAGTTCCTTGAAAAGAAACCGAAACGCTGCCGCCTTTAGCTTTCTTTGAAATAGAAACGCCGTGGACGTCGATTATTCTTTTCATAGACGCAAGTTTATAAAAAAACTTATACACGTTATAAAAATTTCCGCTTATATTCATAGAAAAAGGAACGGTTTCGTAAAAACCTTTAGCCGTTCCTTTATCCGGTTTAAACATATTCAAATTAAGATTTAAAACTTTTTCGTAGTTCGAAATTTTCATTAAAAGCTGAGGTATATTTTTCTTAGACGGAAGTTCTAAAAGCAAACCTGCAAATTCCTTGCTTAACTTTTTATCCTGCTTTACTATAACGGGATAGCTCCTTGCTAACGACAAATACGAATTATATTTAGACGTTGCGGCATTTAACGTGTTTTGTTTTTGCGCTTCCTTCGATTTTAATCCGGAATATATAAAATAATAGTAAACGCCTATAATAACTATAAACAAAACTATGCTTATAATTGCTCCCAAAACTTTAGGATTCTTTAAATCGATTTTAGATTTTATAGATTCTAAATTCATATTATTTTTTTAAAGCATTTTTAGACAATGCTTCGCCTTTTACGTTCATAGTCATGCTGAAATTTTGCAGTTTCAGTCCTTGTTTTTTTGTTTCGGAAGTCTGTATTAAACTTACGTCGTTAAAAAAACCCGTTTTGCTTAAATTATTCATAAATATAGACTCGACCTGCCCGTCTAATGCTGTTCCTGAAACGGATATAACGCCTTTATTGGATTTTAAAGAATTAATCCATGAAAACCTTGGAATTGCCGCAGTAATGTAATATATATATCCCAACGGACCCATCTGAGCCTTTTTTAACGTTTTAATAATGTTAATCTTTTGCAATATTTGAGCATCCTTTGCTTTAAGCGCGTTGACTTTTTCGACTTGGGGCATTAACACTACCGTTTTTGCATTATAGATTTTTATATTCTTATTTATATCGTTTATTTTACTTTCTATAGAAGACTGCATTAAAAAAATAACTATTCCGCCCGCTATAACCGGAATTATTAAGAAGATAAGCATATTTCGCAGGCTTCCCGCTTCTATGGAAATTTTTACTTTTTTAGGTTTTTTGTTCAAATTGATTTTAATCAATTTATTCCGCTCCCCTTAACGCAAGACCGACGGCTACTCCGAAAAAATTATGAATAGCATCGGACGATTCATGCTTAAAAAGTAAATTTCTAAAAGGATTTAAATTTGATGCAGGAATATTGATTTTGCTCTCTATTTCCTGCAATATGCTGCCGAGCAGCGCAGAACCGCCCGTTAAATAAATTTTTTTCGGATACTGTTTGTCGTTATTTGCCGCAAAATAGTCTATGGTCCTGTGAATTTCGGAAATAACCCTGGTCAAAATCATATCTAAATATATATTGAATTCCGATTTAAAATCTTCGCTTCTGTTTCCCATATTTCCGGTTTTAATATTTTCGGCTTCGTTAAAATTAATTTGAAATTTTTTGGCTATTTCTTCGGTTATGTTGATTCCGCCGATAGGTATATCTCTTCTGAATAAATTAGTCCCTTTTTGGATTATGTGTACGTTTGTTTCAGACGCGCCTATTTTTACTATGGATATAAGTTCGTCGAATTCTTCGGGATAATTAAAATTAAACATATTTTCTAAAGCTATACAGTCCACGTCTATTATATAAGGATTTAAACCGCACTCGTGAAAAAAATCGGACTGGTTTTCTATTATATCTTTTTTGCCGGCAATTATCATTATAGCGTTATTTGACGGCTCGGACGGCGAATCTCCCAAAACCACGTAATCCAATGATACTTCGTTCATGTCGTACGTTATATATCTTTGAGCTTCGTAATAAATCGAAGATTCAAGTTCCGACGGTTTCATTTTAGGCATTTCTATAGTTTTTATTATTACGTGCTTGCAGGGTATTCCGATTACTACTTTTTTTTCGCTGACGCCGTGCTTCGCAAGAGAATTTTTAAGGTATGAAGCGGTAGAAGCCGCATCGTTTACAATGCCTCCTCCTACGGCTCCGGAAGGAAGGTCTATTGTGTCTAAAACGTCTATATAATATTTATGTCCGCTTTTAGAAAGTTCAATTACTTTAATAGAGCTGGATCCAATGTCTATACCCACGCTCTTTTTTGAACCTATTCCAAATTTAAGCGCCATGAAAACCTCACTTTATTAAATAAATCGGCAATTTATATACAAAACTTTATATATAAAATATTAATAAATTATTTTTTAAATTTAATTTATATAAAATTTATCTAAATATAAAATACCTTCAATTAAATTAAATGTCAAGTATTTTTATTATTTTTTATAAAAATTATAATCTTTTTGATTTTATTTTAACTTTAAAAATCGTATAATGTTTCTAAAAAAATTAATAACACTATGAATAAAAACAAAATAATTACTTACTCTCTTTTTTTAATCCTGATTATTTTATTCGCCGTCAGGCTTATATTGATAACTAAAATAGATCTTATACCGGAAGAAACTTATTACTGG harbors:
- the pilM gene encoding type IV pilus assembly protein PilM, coding for MALKFGIGSKKSVGIDIGSSSIKVIELSKSGHKYYIDVLDTIDLPSGAVGGGIVNDAASTASYLKNSLAKHGVSEKKVVIGIPCKHVIIKTIEMPKMKPSELESSIYYEAQRYITYDMNEVSLDYVVLGDSPSEPSNNAIMIIAGKKDIIENQSDFFHECGLNPYIIDVDCIALENMFNFNYPEEFDELISIVKIGASETNVHIIQKGTNLFRRDIPIGGINITEEIAKKFQINFNEAENIKTGNMGNRSEDFKSEFNIYLDMILTRVISEIHRTIDYFAANNDKQYPKKIYLTGGSALLGSILQEIESKINIPASNLNPFRNLLFKHESSDAIHNFFGVAVGLALRGAE